A DNA window from Streptococcus sp. LPB0220 contains the following coding sequences:
- a CDS encoding accessory Sec-dependent serine-rich glycoprotein adhesin: MFFKRSNGEFRETDRVTRFKLIKSGKNWLRAATSNFGLLKVIRGQVEETVVAEVREDEVSATEMTSRGLLKGIVAAGAVLGAATVANTAKADENGSDVATASELSSQALVERGSTVLGTTSTTQSTTESTTESASASTSASTSTSVSVSVSESASLSEQGSAELSAALSESAVATESEAASEASTTATKSEDKVVLEQNTSEAALLNKIAGDYSATVSAPEKKAALDAAIAKVQTELTASNSLINANASAQSYAEQRERLSKSVDDMMVTLTAAGFTGNTTVNGAPAVYAQLDAIATSSTNPSGVSVTPGMSDPNGATLTDRPQTIPSGYAADPTSGRLTFGIWNLSSYNQLYNKNYYITLSVDKTNSASNPNVFVRLVDKTTGSEVANTTLSNAVAAKEINLGDLSSQKYYPYLVYNASTDGNPSSVDIIIKHNEDLNPSGFDYKTEQVYDYLTPANQGEKKPNVEIAVPSTKMNQTTHYKVVDTASSTFDASRSKADTTTQSYKPTGNETELASYTQTGIQGQDYTASNPRTFDGYVLYQQADSSTMSGELGNTVGTKYAELKGSRQHYYVKRIREIVDNDGSTVTKIYVLDPSAVSTYNESVMADNTDTTGYTLVYTTPVIKPGDKYIPAATNMEADKRLVSSKNGDYQLSVSPWHNPDKPNEGLVYITGWFTAGHYNDANYMFVDEPKGTASAVPGGNTQNVIGGRTKYAIDKATGKIVTDSFGNPKKTTGGFGNQYSIPDASEKPSGDTVHYYRKMNDSESASQSQSQSNSQSLSESEVVSKSQSVSQSQSTSEKTSKSISESASASLSESTRESASTSTSQSVSLSTSASTSASTSASQSASLSTSASTSASTSASQSVSLSTSASTSASTSASQSASLSTSASTSASTSASQSASLSTSASTSASTSASQSASLSTSASVSASTTQSNSESNTESASQSISESRSESASISLSESVSLSESLSESASISASESASLSESLSESASTSASESASTSASQSASLSASASTSASTSASQSASLSTSASVSASTSASQSASLSTSASVSASTSASQSASLSTSASVSASTSASQSASLSTSASVSASTSASQSASLSTSASVSASTSASQSASLSTSASASESASQSISESQSESASVSLSESVSVSESLSESASTSASESASTSLSQSASLSESASASESASQSISESQSESASVSLSESVSVSESLSESASTSASESASTSASQSASLSTSASTSASTSASQSASLSTSASESASTSASQSASLSTSASESASTSASQSASLSTSASESASTSASQSASLSTSASESASTSASQSASLSTSASESASTSASQSASLSTSASESASTSASQSASLSTSASESASTSVSQSVSASESTSTSVSQSVSASESASTSVSQSVSASESTSTSVSQSVSASESTSTSVSQSVSASESTSTSVSQSVSASESTSTSVSQSVSASESTSTSVSQSVSASESTSTSVSTSVSVSQSQSHSGSTSGSGSYSNSMSQSGSTSASGSYSNSMSQSGSTSASGSYSNSMSQSASGSESLSTSESANGSQKHSESVALPNTGETTSVTSALLGAVAGLAGAAVLGRRKKEDEK, from the coding sequence ATGTTTTTTAAGCGTTCGAACGGTGAATTCCGTGAAACGGATCGTGTGACTCGTTTTAAATTGATCAAGTCGGGTAAGAACTGGTTGCGTGCAGCAACTTCTAACTTTGGTCTTTTGAAAGTCATCCGCGGTCAGGTCGAAGAAACTGTAGTAGCTGAAGTTCGTGAAGATGAAGTATCAGCAACAGAAATGACAAGCCGAGGCTTGCTCAAAGGGATCGTGGCAGCAGGGGCTGTTCTTGGTGCAGCTACAGTAGCGAATACTGCTAAAGCTGATGAAAATGGTTCAGACGTTGCAACAGCATCTGAGCTTTCAAGCCAAGCTCTTGTAGAACGAGGAAGTACTGTACTTGGTACAACTTCAACTACTCAATCAACTACTGAATCTACAACAGAATCAGCAAGTGCATCAACATCAGCAAGCACTTCAACATCTGTAAGTGTCTCTGTATCTGAGTCAGCTTCATTGAGCGAACAAGGATCTGCAGAACTTTCAGCTGCTCTTAGTGAATCAGCTGTAGCAACAGAATCTGAAGCAGCTTCAGAAGCATCTACAACAGCTACTAAATCTGAAGATAAAGTTGTCCTAGAACAAAACACTTCAGAAGCAGCCTTGTTGAACAAGATCGCAGGAGACTACTCAGCTACTGTTTCAGCTCCAGAAAAGAAAGCAGCACTTGATGCAGCAATCGCTAAAGTTCAAACAGAATTGACAGCAAGCAACAGCTTGATCAACGCTAATGCTTCAGCTCAATCATACGCTGAGCAACGCGAACGTTTGAGCAAGTCAGTAGATGACATGATGGTAACCTTGACTGCAGCAGGATTTACTGGTAACACAACAGTAAATGGTGCTCCAGCAGTTTACGCACAATTGGATGCTATTGCTACTTCAAGCACAAATCCATCTGGTGTTAGTGTAACGCCAGGAATGTCAGATCCAAACGGTGCGACCCTTACAGATCGTCCCCAAACTATCCCATCAGGATACGCAGCTGACCCAACTTCAGGTCGTTTGACATTTGGTATTTGGAATCTTTCTTCATACAACCAACTTTACAACAAAAACTATTACATCACATTGTCTGTAGACAAGACAAATAGTGCATCAAATCCAAATGTATTTGTTCGTTTGGTTGATAAAACAACTGGTAGTGAAGTTGCGAATACAACATTAAGTAATGCTGTTGCTGCCAAAGAAATCAATCTTGGTGACCTTTCAAGTCAGAAGTACTATCCATACCTTGTTTATAATGCTTCTACTGATGGAAATCCGTCTAGTGTCGATATCATTATCAAGCACAATGAAGATTTGAACCCTAGTGGTTTTGATTACAAGACAGAGCAAGTCTATGACTACCTTACACCTGCTAACCAAGGTGAAAAGAAACCGAACGTTGAAATTGCTGTACCATCAACCAAGATGAATCAAACAACTCACTATAAAGTGGTTGATACAGCTTCATCAACTTTTGATGCATCACGTTCTAAAGCAGATACAACAACTCAAAGTTACAAACCGACTGGTAATGAAACAGAACTTGCTTCATATACTCAAACAGGTATCCAAGGTCAAGACTACACTGCATCAAATCCTCGTACATTTGATGGTTATGTTTTGTATCAACAGGCTGATTCTTCAACTATGTCTGGTGAATTAGGTAACACTGTAGGTACTAAATATGCCGAACTCAAGGGTAGCCGTCAACATTACTACGTAAAACGTATTCGTGAAATTGTTGACAACGATGGTTCAACAGTTACTAAGATTTATGTATTGGATCCATCTGCTGTTTCTACTTATAATGAATCAGTAATGGCAGATAACACTGATACAACTGGATATACACTTGTTTACACTACTCCAGTGATTAAACCAGGTGACAAGTATATTCCTGCAGCAACAAACATGGAAGCTGATAAACGTCTCGTTTCAAGCAAGAACGGTGACTACCAATTGTCTGTTTCTCCATGGCACAATCCAGATAAACCAAATGAAGGTTTAGTATATATTACAGGTTGGTTTACAGCTGGTCATTACAACGATGCAAATTATATGTTCGTTGATGAACCTAAGGGAACTGCAAGTGCTGTGCCTGGTGGTAATACGCAAAATGTTATCGGTGGACGTACGAAATATGCTATCGATAAAGCAACAGGTAAGATTGTCACTGATTCTTTCGGTAATCCAAAGAAGACTACTGGTGGATTTGGTAACCAATACTCAATTCCAGATGCAAGTGAAAAACCATCTGGTGATACCGTACACTACTACCGTAAGATGAATGATTCTGAGTCAGCATCACAATCACAATCGCAATCTAACTCACAATCATTATCTGAATCAGAAGTTGTTTCTAAGTCACAATCTGTTTCACAATCACAATCAACATCTGAAAAGACTTCTAAATCAATTTCTGAATCTGCATCAGCATCGTTGAGCGAATCGACACGTGAATCAGCATCAACATCAACAAGTCAATCAGTATCATTGAGCACATCGGCTTCAACAAGTGCATCAACCTCAGCAAGTCAATCAGCATCATTGAGTACATCGGCTTCAACAAGTGCATCAACATCAGCAAGCCAATCAGTATCATTGAGCACATCGGCTTCAACAAGTGCATCAACCTCAGCAAGCCAATCAGCATCATTGAGCACATCGGCTTCAACAAGTGCATCAACGTCAGCAAGTCAATCAGCATCATTGAGCACATCGGCTTCAACAAGTGCATCAACATCAGCAAGCCAATCAGCATCATTGAGCACGTCAGCTTCAGTAAGTGCATCAACAACTCAAAGCAACTCTGAATCAAATACTGAATCAGCGTCACAATCTATTTCAGAATCACGTTCTGAGTCAGCATCAATTTCATTATCTGAATCAGTGTCATTGTCTGAATCATTGTCTGAATCAGCTTCAATCTCAGCATCTGAATCAGCATCATTGTCTGAATCATTGTCTGAATCAGCATCAACATCAGCATCTGAATCAGCATCAACATCAGCAAGCCAATCAGCATCATTGAGTGCATCGGCTTCAACAAGTGCATCAACATCAGCAAGCCAATCAGCGTCATTGAGCACATCGGCTTCAGTAAGTGCATCAACATCAGCAAGCCAATCAGCATCATTGAGCACATCGGCTTCAGTAAGTGCATCAACATCAGCAAGCCAATCAGCATCATTGAGCACATCGGCTTCAGTAAGTGCATCAACATCAGCAAGCCAATCAGCATCATTGAGCACATCGGCTTCAGTAAGTGCATCAACGTCAGCAAGCCAATCAGCATCATTGAGCACATCGGCTTCAGTAAGTGCTTCAACATCAGCAAGTCAATCAGCATCATTGAGCACTTCAGCATCAGCATCTGAGTCAGCTTCACAATCTATTTCAGAATCACAATCTGAGTCAGCATCAGTATCATTGAGCGAATCAGTATCAGTATCTGAATCATTGTCTGAATCAGCTTCAACGTCAGCGTCTGAATCAGCTTCAACATCACTAAGCCAATCAGCATCATTGAGCGAATCAGCGTCTGCATCTGAGTCAGCATCACAATCTATTTCAGAATCACAATCTGAGTCAGCATCAGTATCATTGAGCGAATCAGTATCAGTATCTGAATCATTGTCTGAATCAGCATCAACGTCAGCGTCTGAATCAGCATCAACGTCAGCAAGCCAATCAGCATCATTGAGCACATCGGCTTCAACAAGTGCATCAACGTCAGCAAGCCAATCAGCATCATTGAGTACATCAGCGTCTGAATCAGCTTCAACATCAGCAAGCCAATCAGCATCATTGAGTACATCAGCATCTGAATCAGCTTCAACATCAGCAAGCCAATCAGCATCATTGAGTACATCAGCATCTGAATCAGCTTCAACATCAGCAAGCCAATCAGCATCATTGAGTACATCAGCATCTGAATCAGCTTCAACATCAGCAAGCCAATCAGCATCATTGAGTACATCAGCATCTGAATCAGCTTCAACGTCAGCAAGCCAATCAGCATCATTGAGTACATCAGCATCTGAATCAGCTTCAACATCAGCAAGCCAATCAGCATCATTGAGTACATCAGCATCTGAATCAGCTTCAACATCAGTAAGTCAATCAGTATCTGCGTCTGAATCAACTTCAACATCAGTAAGTCAATCAGTATCAGCATCTGAATCAGCTTCAACATCAGTAAGTCAATCAGTATCTGCGTCTGAATCAACTTCAACATCAGTAAGTCAATCAGTATCAGCATCTGAATCAACTTCAACATCAGTAAGTCAATCAGTATCAGCATCTGAATCAACTTCAACATCAGTAAGTCAATCAGTGTCTGCATCTGAATCAACTTCAACATCAGTAAGTCAATCAGTGTCTGCATCTGAATCAACTTCAACATCAGTAAGTCAATCAGTATCTGCGTCTGAATCAACTTCAACATCAGTAAGTACTTCAGTTTCAGTTAGCCAATCACAATCACACTCAGGATCAACATCTGGTAGCGGTTCATACTCTAACTCAATGAGCCAATCAGGATCAACATCTGCTAGTGGTTCATACTCTAACTCAATGAGTCAATCAGGATCTACTTCTGCTAGTGGTTCATACTCTAACTCAATGAGTCAATCAGCTTCTGGTTCAGAGTCATTGTCTACATCAGAATCAGCAAATGGATCACAAAAACACAGCGAATCTGTAGCACTTCCAAATACTGGTGAAACAACATCTGTAACATCAGCTCTTCTTGGAGCGGTTGCAGGACTTGCTGGAGCGGCTGTTCTTGGTCGTCGCAAAAAAGAAGATGAAAAATAA
- the gltX gene encoding glutamate--tRNA ligase: MAKDIRVRYAPSPTGLLHIGNARTALFNYLYARHHGGTFIIRIEDTDRKRHVEDGERSQLENLRWLGMDWDESPETHENYRQSERLELYQTYIDQLLAEGKAYKSYVTEEELAAERERQEAAGETPRYINEYLGMSEEEKAAYVAEREAAGVIPTVRLAVNESGIYKWHDMVKGDIEFEGGNIGGDWVIQKKDGYPTYNFAVVIDDHDMQISHVIRGDDHIANTPKQLMVYEALGWEAPEFGHMTLIINSETGKKLSKRDTNTLQFIEDYRKKGYLPEAVFNFIALLGWNPGGEDEIFSREELIKLFDEHRLSKSPAAFDQKKMDWMSNEYIKNADLATIFEMAKPFLEEAGRLTDKAEKFVELYKPQMKSVDEIVPLTDLFFSDFPELTDAEREVMAGETVPTVLEAFKAKLEAMSDDEFVVENIFPQIKAVQKETGIKGKNLFMPIRIAVSGEMHGPELPDTIYLLGREKSIQHIESMLEKIR; the protein is encoded by the coding sequence ATGGCAAAAGATATTCGTGTGCGTTATGCACCAAGTCCAACAGGGCTACTACACATCGGAAATGCTCGTACAGCATTGTTTAACTACTTGTATGCGCGTCACCATGGTGGAACCTTTATCATCCGTATCGAGGATACAGACCGCAAACGTCACGTCGAAGACGGAGAACGTTCACAGCTTGAAAACCTGCGTTGGTTGGGCATGGACTGGGATGAAAGTCCTGAGACGCATGAAAACTACCGCCAGTCTGAACGTTTGGAACTCTATCAAACATACATCGACCAACTCTTGGCGGAAGGAAAAGCTTACAAATCTTACGTCACTGAAGAAGAGTTGGCAGCTGAACGTGAACGCCAAGAAGCAGCAGGTGAAACACCTCGCTACATCAACGAATACCTTGGCATGAGCGAGGAAGAAAAAGCTGCTTACGTTGCAGAACGTGAAGCAGCGGGTGTGATTCCAACGGTTCGTTTGGCAGTGAATGAGTCTGGTATCTACAAGTGGCATGATATGGTCAAAGGCGATATCGAGTTTGAAGGTGGTAATATCGGTGGGGATTGGGTCATCCAGAAGAAAGATGGCTACCCAACTTACAACTTTGCCGTTGTGATCGATGACCACGACATGCAAATCTCTCACGTCATCCGTGGAGACGACCACATTGCCAACACCCCAAAACAGCTCATGGTCTATGAAGCTCTTGGATGGGAAGCACCTGAGTTTGGACACATGACTTTGATCATCAACTCTGAAACAGGTAAGAAGTTGTCTAAACGGGACACCAACACCCTTCAATTTATCGAAGATTACCGTAAGAAGGGCTACCTTCCAGAAGCAGTCTTTAACTTCATCGCTCTTCTTGGTTGGAACCCTGGTGGGGAAGACGAAATCTTCTCTCGCGAAGAACTCATCAAGCTCTTTGATGAACATCGTCTCAGCAAGTCTCCAGCTGCTTTCGACCAGAAGAAAATGGACTGGATGAGCAATGAGTATATCAAGAATGCGGATCTTGCGACTATCTTTGAAATGGCCAAGCCATTCCTCGAAGAAGCAGGTCGTTTGACAGACAAGGCTGAGAAGTTTGTAGAACTCTACAAGCCACAAATGAAGTCAGTGGACGAAATCGTTCCATTGACAGACCTTTTCTTCTCAGACTTCCCAGAATTGACAGACGCTGAGCGAGAAGTCATGGCTGGTGAAACGGTTCCGACTGTACTTGAAGCCTTTAAGGCCAAACTCGAAGCCATGTCAGACGATGAGTTTGTGGTAGAAAATATCTTCCCACAAATCAAAGCGGTCCAAAAGGAAACTGGTATCAAAGGAAAGAATCTCTTTATGCCAATCCGTATTGCCGTTTCAGGTGAAATGCATGGTCCTGAATTGCCAGATACCATCTACTTGCTTGGACGCGAAAAATCCATCCAACACATTGAAAGCATGTTGGAAAAAATCAGATAA
- a CDS encoding alpha/beta hydrolase → MAVMQIEYYSEALKMEWGVSVLYPDASRVEDPADTDIPVLYLLHGMNGNHHSWLKRTNVERILRNTNLIVVLPNTNNGFYTDTQYGYNYYTAIAKELPETLSRFFPNMTKKREKTFIAGLSMGGYGSMLLALKTNRFSRAASFSGALSFHDRDFENNDLEQPAFWKGIFGEIEDWTTSPYSLETAAKKFSDKKTKLWIWCGEQDFLYEANNFEVKELEKLGLDVTYTHSPGKHEWFYWERELEHFLQTLPIDFELEERLK, encoded by the coding sequence ATGGCAGTTATGCAGATTGAGTATTATTCAGAAGCCTTGAAGATGGAGTGGGGGGTGTCCGTTCTTTATCCCGATGCATCGCGCGTGGAAGATCCGGCAGATACGGATATTCCGGTTCTCTATCTCTTACACGGGATGAATGGCAATCACCACTCTTGGTTGAAGCGGACCAATGTGGAGCGCATCCTGCGCAATACCAATCTGATCGTGGTCCTACCTAACACCAATAATGGCTTTTACACCGATACCCAGTATGGCTACAACTACTACACGGCCATTGCGAAAGAATTGCCAGAGACTCTTTCTCGCTTCTTCCCGAATATGACTAAGAAACGGGAGAAAACCTTTATTGCGGGTCTATCCATGGGCGGCTATGGATCAATGCTCTTGGCCCTCAAGACAAATCGTTTCTCTCGAGCTGCGAGTTTCTCTGGAGCACTTAGTTTTCACGATCGGGATTTTGAAAACAATGACTTGGAACAACCAGCTTTTTGGAAGGGAATTTTTGGAGAGATTGAGGATTGGACGACCAGTCCCTATTCGCTAGAGACTGCTGCCAAGAAGTTTTCAGATAAGAAGACAAAACTCTGGATCTGGTGTGGGGAGCAGGATTTCCTTTATGAGGCCAATAATTTTGAAGTCAAGGAACTAGAAAAGTTAGGTTTGGATGTCACTTATACCCACAGTCCAGGCAAGCACGAATGGTTCTACTGGGAACGTGAGTTGGAGCACTTTTTACAAACCCTACCAATCGACTTTGAATTGGAAGAACGGTTAAAATAA
- a CDS encoding ribonuclease J: MSSIKLVTLGGVRENGKNLYVAEVNDSIFVLDAGLKYPENEQLGVDVVIPNMDYLFENKDRIAGVFLTHGHADAIGALPYLLAEAKVPVFGTELTIELAKLFVKSNDSVKKFNDFHVIDQNSEIDFGDAVVSFFQTTHSIPESIGIVIGTPEGNIVYTGDFKFDQTASESYATDFARLAEIGREGVLALLSDSANADSKIQVASEQEVGDAILDTIADWDGRVIVAAVASNLSRIQQVFDAAAETGRRVVLTGFDVENIVRTAIRLNKLSLANEKLLIKPKEMSRFEDHELIILETGRMGEPINGLRKMSIGRHRYVEIKDGDLVYIVTTPSIAKEAVVARVENMIYQAGGVVKLITSSLRVSGHGNARDLQLMINLLRPKYLFPIQGEYRELDAHARVAMEVGILPENIFIPKRGTVMEYEKGDFVPAGSVSAGDVMIDGNAIGDVGNIVLRDRKVLSEDGIFIVAITVNRKEKKIISKARVHTRGFVYVKKSRDILRESCELVNQSVEDYLNQDSFDWGELKGLVRDNLSKFLFEQTKRRPAILPVVMEVK; this comes from the coding sequence GTGAGTAGTATTAAATTAGTCACTCTTGGCGGTGTTCGAGAAAATGGGAAAAATCTCTACGTTGCCGAAGTGAACGATTCAATTTTTGTCTTGGATGCAGGTTTGAAGTATCCAGAAAATGAGCAACTTGGGGTGGATGTCGTTATCCCAAACATGGATTATCTATTTGAAAACAAGGACCGCATTGCGGGTGTTTTCTTGACCCATGGTCACGCGGATGCCATTGGGGCCTTGCCTTATCTTTTGGCCGAAGCCAAAGTTCCTGTATTCGGGACAGAGTTGACCATTGAGTTGGCTAAACTCTTTGTCAAAAGCAATGACAGTGTGAAGAAATTTAACGACTTCCATGTCATCGATCAGAATTCTGAGATTGATTTTGGTGATGCCGTCGTCTCTTTCTTTCAAACAACCCACTCCATCCCTGAAAGTATCGGGATTGTGATTGGCACTCCTGAGGGCAATATCGTCTACACAGGAGACTTTAAATTTGACCAAACTGCCAGCGAGTCTTATGCGACGGACTTTGCTCGCCTAGCTGAGATTGGACGCGAAGGTGTGCTTGCCCTCTTGAGTGATTCAGCCAATGCGGATAGCAAGATTCAAGTTGCCAGTGAGCAAGAAGTGGGCGATGCTATCTTAGATACGATTGCAGACTGGGATGGTCGTGTGATCGTGGCGGCGGTAGCCAGCAACCTTTCTCGGATCCAGCAGGTCTTTGACGCTGCAGCTGAGACTGGCCGTCGGGTGGTCTTGACAGGGTTCGATGTGGAAAACATCGTCCGCACAGCCATTCGCTTGAACAAATTGTCTCTTGCTAATGAAAAACTCTTGATCAAGCCAAAAGAAATGAGCCGTTTCGAGGATCATGAATTGATCATTTTGGAAACAGGCCGAATGGGTGAGCCGATCAATGGTTTGCGCAAGATGTCGATTGGTCGTCACCGCTATGTGGAAATCAAAGATGGAGACTTGGTCTACATCGTTACAACGCCATCGATTGCCAAAGAAGCAGTGGTAGCTCGTGTAGAAAACATGATCTACCAAGCAGGTGGAGTTGTCAAATTGATCACGTCCAGCTTACGCGTATCTGGTCACGGAAACGCACGGGACTTGCAGTTGATGATCAACCTTCTTCGTCCTAAATATCTCTTCCCGATCCAAGGGGAATACCGTGAATTGGATGCTCATGCGCGGGTGGCGATGGAAGTCGGTATCTTGCCTGAAAACATCTTTATTCCAAAACGCGGAACGGTAATGGAGTATGAAAAGGGTGACTTCGTTCCTGCCGGTAGCGTCTCAGCGGGAGATGTCATGATCGATGGGAATGCCATTGGTGATGTGGGCAATATTGTCCTTCGTGACCGCAAGGTCTTGTCAGAAGACGGGATCTTTATCGTGGCGATCACAGTGAATCGCAAAGAGAAGAAAATTATTTCCAAAGCGCGCGTGCACACTCGTGGTTTTGTCTATGTCAAGAAAAGTCGGGATATTCTTCGTGAAAGTTGCGAATTGGTCAACCAAAGCGTCGAAGATTATTTGAATCAAGATAGCTTTGACTGGGGTGAGTTAAAAGGTTTGGTGCGCGACAACTTGTCTAAGTTCTTATTTGAACAAACCAAACGTCGTCCAGCCATCCTACCAGTCGTGATGGAAGTAAAATAA
- a CDS encoding ABC transporter ATP-binding protein has protein sequence MTAIVELKNVTKAVSNGMNEEKVILDDVSLEIREHDFITILGGNGAGKSTLFNTIAGTLPVSSGKIYILGEDVTNYSPEKRAKYLSRVFQDPKMGTAPRMTVAENLLVAKFRGEKRGLIPRHLASYKEEFQTVLAKIGNGLENHIDTAVEFLSGGQRQALSLLMATLKRPELLLLDEHTAALDPKTSQALMTLTDEFVKQDALTALMITHHMEDALKYGNRLIVMKDGHIVQDLSQEEKAQMTIADYYELFEKE, from the coding sequence ATGACAGCAATTGTAGAATTAAAAAATGTAACCAAAGCCGTGAGCAATGGGATGAACGAAGAAAAAGTCATTCTGGATGATGTTTCCTTGGAAATTCGAGAGCATGATTTTATCACGATTTTGGGGGGCAATGGAGCTGGAAAATCAACCCTCTTTAATACCATTGCTGGGACGCTTCCGGTGAGCAGTGGGAAGATTTATATTCTAGGGGAAGATGTAACCAACTATTCTCCTGAAAAGAGAGCCAAATACCTATCACGGGTCTTTCAAGATCCTAAAATGGGAACGGCACCTCGCATGACAGTAGCGGAAAACCTCTTGGTAGCGAAGTTTCGCGGAGAAAAACGTGGCTTGATTCCGCGTCACTTGGCAAGCTATAAAGAAGAGTTTCAAACAGTTCTTGCTAAGATCGGCAATGGCTTGGAAAATCATATCGATACAGCAGTTGAGTTTCTATCAGGTGGGCAACGTCAAGCTTTGAGCTTGTTGATGGCGACACTAAAACGTCCAGAACTTTTGCTATTAGATGAACACACTGCAGCCTTGGATCCGAAAACCAGCCAGGCTCTGATGACCTTGACCGATGAGTTTGTGAAACAAGATGCCCTCACTGCCCTTATGATCACCCACCATATGGAAGATGCTTTGAAATATGGAAATCGCTTGATTGTGATGAAAGACGGGCACATCGTCCAAGACCTCAGTCAAGAAGAAAAAGCCCAAATGACCATCGCAGACTACTATGAATTGTTTGAGAAAGAATAA